The DNA segment ACGTAAAGGTGACATGCAAGCGttcatcatttttgaaGACAAATTTGCGGTCTGTAGACCCTTTCATATTCTTGCCGTTGGATTTGGATAGCCATAACCAGCCGTTGGTCCACGGGGGAgattatgaagaatataGAGAAGTTTTTGTGAGGAAAGAAATGATGTTTTCGGATAGAATTCCGGAGATTGTGGGCCTTGTAGTGCCTCCAGAGAAGAAACCACTTCCGCAAACTCCTACGACATCGGCTTCGGCGTCTCGAAAAGGGTTTTTGCTGCGGTTCATGAACGCTCCTTCCACTGCACCTAGTGGTATATCTAGTTCACTGGCAACCCGCAATAAGAAAGACCTTGTGGGCGTAGAGTTCAAAGATGTTCCATTTTCGTTTGAAGTGAGGTTCAGGCACCCCGCCTTTTTGATTCCCACCAAGGCTCCATCGTTCAAGTTGTATTTCGTTTCGAACCTAAAGCCATCACGGTACTCGTTGGCGCAATACGGAAAGCCCGACGAAAGTAATGGGCTTGGTGTCATATATTTACAGAAGTTGATAATTGAACTAACCTCCACCACGGTCATATCGGTACTAGAGACCGATGGATCCCTCCTGGACATTCACAAGGCCAAACACGTCGACAATATCAACATATGCAACAACGCATACCAGAACCTAAAGTTCGACTTGAAGAATTGCAGACGTCTGAAGTCGTCGTCCGCGACCAGCGCCAATGCCACGCTCAAGGATGTGTACGAGCTCGAGATTCCCAGAAAGTATTACGACAACTGCGTGTTGCCCGACTATTTGTCGCCGTCCTTCAAGACGTGCAACATCTCGCGTTCGTACCGACTCTCCATCGTGGCGGCCATTTCATGCGAGAAGATATCGAACCCCACCAACGCCAGCGAAGTCGAACGTAAGGTGCAATATGTCGACCTCCAATGCCCTGACATCAAGGTGTTGAGTGGCTTGAATATGACAAGCACCCTCCATTCCAATGCCTCGGGAACTAGCTTGCCCAGCAAGATAAACGACTCTCCAAGACCCTCATACCCATTCCCGGGAGACGAAAAAACCCAAGGCTCCTTCTCATCAGAAGTAACCCCCACACTCCCCCAGAGACCCGTGTTCCCACCCGAAAAGCGCAAGCAATCAACCTCCTCCGACGTTGTCTCCTACGATGACGACTCCTCTGACCCCCAGCCATTG comes from the Debaryomyces hansenii CBS767 chromosome B complete sequence genome and includes:
- a CDS encoding DEHA2B06072p (similar to CA1396|IPF8075 Candida albicans IPF8075) produces the protein MGSSDVKIEIDRTSTGGTFTNYDIIKGTVRLIVTNSITLNYIQVKLEGVSKSQLSIPRERRDTGRRDRGRKDRDKKEKLLQDVHKALYDTVIVFPPDNVRQVSQAKDFTLTPGNYSYPFEFKLPLNNSCVQLQGITNKVSFNKKNFDLIINNGNFNANTIKNMAQQYNQPTKGGAVSQKQRDYHIVSQLPPSLSGLGEFASIKYYVKVTCKRSSFLKTNLRSVDPFIFLPLDLDSHNQPLVHGGDYEEYREVFVRKEMMFSDRIPEIVGLVVPPEKKPLPQTPTTSASASRKGFLSRFMNAPSTAPSGISSSSATRNKKDLVGVEFKDVPFSFEVRFRHPAFLIPTKAPSFKLYFVSNLKPSRYSLAQYGKPDESNGLGVIYLQKLIIELTSTTVISVLETDGSLSDIHKAKHVDNINICNNAYQNLKFDLKNCRRSKSSSATSANATLKDVYELEIPRKYYDNCVLPDYLSPSFKTCNISRSYRLSIVAAISCEKISNPTNASEVERKVQYVDLQCPDIKVLSGLNMTSTLHSNASGTSLPSKINDSPRPSYPFPGDEKTQGSFSSEVTPTLPQRPVFPPEKRKQSTSSDVVSYDDDSSDPQPLPTYDDVVRESSYQDNSEHLRARRRYQQHEQYYNNLDDT